One genomic region from Nilaparvata lugens isolate BPH chromosome 3, ASM1435652v1, whole genome shotgun sequence encodes:
- the LOC111044957 gene encoding glycine-rich cell wall structural protein 1.8-like: protein MVAINKGGQTSSSNRTFHLSSIGLAIQAFYINLTIDQVNGSEQFHIKPIGPPIYSPSYQGGNFVDAGDIGKFAFDTLSHFVDKGGNTGGFNQQSGYHDGLNKMNNGYDVGRTYGGAYNYGRGGKIGGQFGQQTGRNKGHVASGFATSYRKDERGDNSAYYDDGMGSGGQVIYAAHDSRFRDGGDDGYRGGYHDSTLFKKAKGNQGQYGHGVNYYGKGHHGGLGGYGQGYGYGSNYYNKGGKFLGAVKPAFGYGPLIKSSGAYVVPMPSKLYYD from the exons ATGGTGGCAATTAATAAAGGAGGCCAAACGAGCAGTTCGAATAGGACTTTCCATCTGAGCAGTATTGGACTTGCTATACAGGCGTTCTACATCAACTTGACCATCGACCAGGTCAACGGGAGCGAACAGTTTCAT ATAAAGCCGATTGGTCCGCCGATCTACAGCCCCTCCTACCAGGGTGGCAACTTTGTGGACGCCGGTGACATTGGCAAGTTTGCTTTTGACACCCTGTCGCATTTCGTTGACAAGGGTGGCAACACTGGAGGATTCAACCAGCAGAGCGGCTACCATGATGGACTCAACAAGATGAACAATGGATATGACGTCGGGCGAACTTATGGAG GTGCCTACAACTACGGACGAGGGGGCAAAATAGGAGGGCAGTTTGGCCAACAGACCGGTCGCAACAAGGGACATGTGGCCTCTGGATTCGCCACTTCCTACAGGAAAGATGAACGCGGAGACAATTCGGCGTACTACGACGACGGAATGGGTAGTGGCGGGCAAGTCATATATGCTGCTCACGATTCCAG ATTCCGTGATGGAGGTGATGATGGATACAGGGGAGGATACCATGACTCCACATTGTTCAAGAAAGCGAAAGGAAATCAAGGGCAATACGGCCATGGAGTCAATTACTATGGAAAAGGGCATCATGGAGGCCTGGGTGGTTATGGACAGGGTTATGGCTATGGCAGcaattactataataaaggtGGCAAATTTCTAGGCGCTGTTAAGCCAGCATTTGGTTATGGACCTTTGATCAAGAGTTCGGGAGCCTATGTTGTTCCAATGCCTTCAAAACTGTACTATGACTAA
- the LOC111044964 gene encoding 40S ribosomal protein S2, whose amino-acid sequence MADAAPAGRGGFRGGFGGRGGAGAGGRGGMRGRGRGRGRGRGRGKEAEKEWMPVTKLGRLVRDGKIHSLEDIYLFSLPIKEYEIIDQFIGSSLKDEVLKIMPVQKQTRAGQRTRFKAFVAIGDLNGHIGLGVKCSKEVATAIRGAIILAKLSVVPVRRGYWGNKIGKPHTVPCKVTGKCGSVQVRLIPAPRGTGIVGAPVPKKLLQMAGIEDCYTSARGSTGTLGNFAKATYAAIAKTYAYLTPDLWKESVLKKTPYSEFADYLFKNHRPVLAVTQDN is encoded by the exons ATGGCGGACGCTGCTCCAGCCGGTCGTGGAGGATTCCGAGGTGGATTTGGAGGTCGTGGTGGTGCCGGCGCCGGAGGTCGCGGTGGCATGCGAGGTCGTGGCAGAGGTCGTGGGCGTGGTCGCGGTCGCGGCAAGGAGGCCGAGAAGGAATGGATGCCAGTCACCAAGCTGGGACGTTTGGTCCGTGACGGCAAGATCCACAGTCTAGAGGACATCTATCTGTTCTCGTTGCCCATCAAA GAGTACGAGATCATCGATCAGTTCATCGGCTCGTCGCTGAAGGACGAGGTGCTGAAGATCATGCCGGTGCAGAAGCAGACACGTGCCGGCCAGCGCACGCGCTTCAAGGCGTTTGTGGCGATCGGCGACCTGAACGGCCACATTGGGTTAGGCGTCAAGTGCAGCAAGGAAGTGGCCACGGCCATCAGGGGCGCCATCATCCTTGCCAAGCTGTCAGTCGTGCCTGTGCGCCGAGGATACTGGGGAAACAAGATCGGAAAGCCACACACTGTGCCCTGCAAG GTAACTGGTAAGTGCGGTTCCGTACAGGTGCGTTTGATCCCAGCACCCAGAGGAACGGGAATTGTCGGAGCGCCCGTCCCCAAGAAACTGTTGCAGATGGCTGGTATCGAGGATTGTTACACATCAGCCCGTGGCTCAACTGGAACCCTTGGAAACTTCG CCAAGGCTACCTACGCGGCCATTGCCAAGACCTACGCCTACCTGACTCCGGACTTGTGGAAGGAATCTGTCCTCAAGAAGACTCCCTACTCTGAGTTCGCAGACTACCTGTTCAAGAACCATCGCCCCGTCCTGGCCGTCACTCAGGACAACTGA